A DNA window from Mytilus edulis chromosome 14, xbMytEdul2.2, whole genome shotgun sequence contains the following coding sequences:
- the LOC139504135 gene encoding uncharacterized protein has product MDISRLKSLRAGNKAAVTKVFKKLEEAIGDSQLDTEEVSTLLEAIEKKKKTLASIDDQIFDAVESEDITNDILETDEYYLDLEASEERSTVLSITAFSPVVHKNTCIDARILFDEGAQRSFITEELEAKLDIKIEGSETLSIATFGSTTQKVRNLDKTTIILKSTEGELIPIKVLIVPTIASPLQTHNIRITQKFSYLRGLQLAHPVMEGEQFEISLLIGGDFYWDIVQDKIVRGNGPTAVRSKIGYLLSGPVPTRTSNASFPMMNILVCHKREEYDLEKFWKLESLGIDAKEQNDPDLAESIENYSQTSITKNNDKYITKLPWRENAPELPTNEDIAKRRTESVICRLKKDPEMFRKYGEIITDQKQRGFIEKVCDESTCTNKVHYIPHHPVKKHSVTTPIRIVYNCSCRANDSSPCLNDCLATYPPIMTDLTEILVRFRMYKYILTADIERAFLHIELDVDDRDVTRLYWLENPMDTESRLITYRFKVVLFDATCSPFMLSATLMKHFRDNPSTTSTVLQRYVYVDNVLTSFTDKQSLLKFYTESRKLLSEAGFNLRSWNSNSTELQNVAGRDKIVDNDDIVKVIGMRWYRKSDDLKFQQIEFMEKDRMITKREVLRPSSRIFDPLGLITPITVKAKLFMQTLWKAKLDWDECLSDELRSLALYTEFTEFKR; this is encoded by the exons ATGGACATCAGCCGATTAAAATCCTTGAGAGCGGGGAACAAAGCAGCGgtaacaaaagtttttaaaaaactgGAGGAAGCCATCGGAGATTCACAACTAGACACGGAGGAAGTATCAACATTGCTCGAAGCAATTGAGAAGAAAAAGAAGACGTTAGCCTCAATAGATGATCAGATATTTGATGCAGTCGAATCAGAAGATATTACAAATGATATTCTTGAAACAGATGAGTATTATTTAGATTTAGaag CTAGCGAAGAAAGGTCAACTGTTTTATCGATAACCGCATTTAGTCCAGTCGTTCACAAAAACACATGTATAGATGCAAGAATACTCTTTGACGAGGGAGCTCAACGCTCATTTATAACGGAAGAACTAGAAGCTAAATTGGACATTAAAATAGAGGGGTCTGAAACATTGAGTATAGCTACATTTGGTAGTACTACACAAAAGGTGAGAAATCTTGACAAAACAACAATTATTCTTAAGTCTACGGAAGGAGAATTAATtcctattaaagttttaattgtaCCAACCATTGCTTCACCACTTCAAACTCACAACATAAGAATAACGCAAAAATTTTCTTATTTACGTGGTCTACAATTAGCACACCCAGTCATGGAAGGAGAGCAATTTGAAATATCCCTATTAATTGGAGGTGATTTTTACTGGGACATAGTTCAAGACAAAATAGTGCGTGGAAACGGTCCAACCGCAGTTAGATCGAAAATTGGATATTTACTTTCAGGTCCTGTCCCTACACGAACCAGCAATGCATCGTTCCCAATGATGAATATCTTAGTATGTCACAAACGGGAAGAGTACGATCTTGAAAAATTTTGGAAGCTTGAATCGTTGGGAATTGACGCTAAAGAACAAAATGATCCAGACCTAGCTGAATCAATTGAAAATTACTCACAAACCTCTATTACGAAGAACAATGATAAGTATATTACAAAATTACCATGGAGAGAGAATGCGCCAGAACTACCGACAAATGAAGACATCGCAAAACGCAGAACGGAAAGCGTTATTTGTCGTCTCAAGAAGGATCCCGAGATGTTCCGAAAGTATGGTGAAATAATTACAGACCAAAAACAAAGAGGATTCATTGAAAAGGTATGTGATGAAAGTACATGCACAAACAAAGTTCATTACATTCCGCATCATCCCGTAAAAAAGCATTCAGTCACCACCCCGATACGCATAGTATATAACTGTAGCTGTAGAGCGAACGACAGTAGTCCTTGTCTTAACGATTGCCTAGCAACATATCCACCAATTATGACTGATTTGACGGAGATATTAGTACGCTTTAGAATGTACAAATATATACTTACAGCAGATATTGAAAGAGCATTTTTGCATATTGAATTAGATGTTGATGACAGAGATGTCACAAGATTGTATTGGTTAGAAAATCCCATGGACACAGAAAGCCGTTTGATTACTTACCGATTTAAGGTTGTACTTTTCGACGCCACCTGCTCGCCATTCATGTTAAGCGCCACACTAATGAAACATTTTAGAGACAATCCGTCAACTACATCAACAGTGTTACAGAGATATGTATACGTGGATAATGTTCTGACCAGTTTTACAGATAAACAATCACTTTTAAAATTCTACACGGAGTCAAGAAAATTATTGTCAGAAGCAGGATTCAACTTACGGTCTTGGAATTCCAATAGTACGGAATTACAGAACGTCGCAGGACGAGACAAGATCGTCGACAATGACGACATAGTCAAAGTTATAGGTATGAGATGGTATAGGAAATCCGACGATTTGAAATTTCAACAGATTGAATTTATGGAAAAGGACAGAATGATAACAAAACGCGAGGTTTTGCGACCATCGTCTAGAATTTTCGATCCTCTTGGATTAATCACGCCAATTACGGTGAAAGCTAAGCTGTTTATGCAGACTCTATGGAAAGCAAAGTTGGATTGGGATGAATGTTTGTCCGACGAATTGAGAAGTCTTGCGCTTTATACAGAATTTACGGAATTCAAGAGATAA